From the Thermoplasmatales archaeon genome, one window contains:
- a CDS encoding helix-turn-helix domain-containing protein, whose amino-acid sequence MSHVTPEMRRIMAMAKKAGKKTKEIAEFLGISRKTVWKWNKRAHHPGKESFRDK is encoded by the coding sequence ATGTCACATGTTACTCCAGAAATGAGGAGAATAATGGCTATGGCAAAGAAGGCAGGAAAGAAAACAAAAGAAATTGCTGAATTTCTTGGAATAAGCAGAAAAACTGTATGGAAGTGGAATAAAAGAGCACATCATCCAGGAAAGGAAAGTTTTAGAGATAAAT
- a CDS encoding phosphatidate cytidylyltransferase: MDLIGLVAVYLYVFILIILSEKVLSRYPVLSRKILHIMVGNILFILPFFENRYIMAFLAAAPFIPLTFLMSPYSPLKIKSKASSAGHGLGLVYYSISWTLLAYVFFNDKFLIAIGIVAMSYGDGFASLFGTKFGRRKYKIFGDEKSIEGSLSMFFAIIFFGAIAMLYYNFFEGIQSILLLIFISFFATVVEGITPKGLDNLTVSLTASILCYGIKCAL; the protein is encoded by the coding sequence ATGGATTTAATTGGCTTGGTAGCTGTCTACTTATATGTTTTTATTCTTATTATTTTATCAGAAAAAGTACTCTCTCGCTATCCTGTTTTAAGCAGAAAAATCCTGCATATAATGGTTGGAAACATATTATTCATACTTCCCTTCTTCGAGAATAGATATATAATGGCTTTTCTCGCCGCCGCCCCTTTTATACCCCTCACCTTCTTGATGAGTCCTTATTCACCATTAAAAATAAAGAGTAAGGCTTCTTCTGCGGGACATGGGCTGGGGCTGGTGTATTATTCAATTTCATGGACGCTCCTTGCTTATGTTTTTTTTAACGATAAATTTTTGATAGCAATAGGAATAGTTGCAATGTCTTATGGTGATGGCTTTGCCTCTCTTTTTGGAACAAAATTCGGGAGGAGAAAGTATAAAATATTTGGAGACGAAAAGAGTATAGAAGGCTCGTTGAGTATGTTTTTTGCAATTATTTTTTTTGGGGCAATTGCAATGCTTTACTATAATTTCTTTGAGGGTATTCAATCAATTCTTCTGCTAATTTTTATAAGTTTTTTTGCAACGGTTGTTGAAGGAATAACCCCAAAAGGGCTTGATAACTTAACTGTTTCATTAACCGCCTCAATTCTTTGCTATGGGATAAAATGCGCTTTATAG
- a CDS encoding thymidylate kinase — protein MRFIVVDGLDGAGKDTHANLIKERYENRNEKVIIRSHPEDDNKYGLKAKKALIEGGKINHIKASFYYAMDVIRSIRKFYGKADTFIVVRYLVGVAYLPLPIAKILYKFFSTFLPTSPYMFFLDVEPEESLRRIEKRGEREMFENLEELRKVREKALKLVEGWHIIYTNRPIEDTHREIDEILDKLDEEARGTGRGKGGGEK, from the coding sequence ATGCGCTTTATAGTTGTTGATGGGCTTGATGGGGCTGGCAAGGACACGCATGCAAATCTGATTAAAGAAAGATATGAAAATAGGAATGAGAAGGTTATAATTCGCTCCCATCCAGAAGATGATAATAAATACGGGCTAAAGGCAAAGAAAGCCCTCATTGAAGGGGGTAAAATAAATCATATTAAAGCATCATTTTATTATGCAATGGATGTTATTCGCTCGATAAGAAAATTTTATGGCAAGGCAGATACATTTATTGTTGTAAGATATCTGGTCGGAGTTGCATATTTGCCACTTCCTATTGCAAAGATACTATACAAATTTTTCTCAACTTTTCTTCCTACTTCACCATACATGTTTTTCCTTGATGTGGAGCCAGAGGAATCTCTCAGAAGAATTGAGAAAAGAGGAGAAAGAGAGATGTTTGAAAATCTCGAGGAATTGAGAAAAGTAAGGGAAAAAGCTCTTAAACTTGTAGAGGGATGGCATATAATATATACAAATCGTCCAATAGAAGATACGCACAGAGAAATAGATGAAATTCTTGATAAGTTAGATGAGGAGGCGAGAGGAACAGGGAGAGGCAAGGGGGGAGGAGAAAAATAA
- a CDS encoding DNA primase yields MEVVSLSLDPSAAKYLIKGKIRVEGIVDKSDVIGAIFGQTEGLIGEELDLRDLQKSARIGRIEVDIKHVQGKSEGEFTLNSALEKVETVLIASAIESVDRIGPCKAELKIERVEDIRIAKRKRVVERAKEILAEIMKQAHEEMPDLVEEIRQSVQVEEITYYGKERLPAGPNIDKSDAIIIVEGRNDVVNLLRHGIKNVIAVEGTNIPQTIIDLCNEKIATAFVDGDRGGELILRELLQVADIDFVAKAPPTREVEELSYKLVMKALKNKIPAEQYLENMGIKKEKKSELGEYEKIFEEVRGQHIAIFLDDEGNEIKRIETEKLIEEIGKTKPKVIVFDGVITQRLLDHAFENKVKKIVATAMGEVTKIPKSIEMITEKQ; encoded by the coding sequence ATGGAGGTGGTATCATTGTCGCTCGATCCATCAGCTGCAAAATATTTGATTAAAGGAAAAATAAGGGTTGAAGGAATAGTGGATAAATCGGATGTAATAGGTGCAATATTCGGTCAAACAGAAGGGTTAATAGGCGAAGAGCTTGATTTAAGAGATTTGCAGAAATCAGCAAGGATAGGAAGAATAGAAGTTGATATAAAGCATGTCCAGGGTAAAAGCGAAGGAGAATTTACACTCAATTCCGCTCTTGAAAAAGTTGAAACAGTTTTAATAGCATCTGCAATAGAAAGTGTTGATAGGATAGGACCTTGCAAGGCAGAATTGAAAATTGAAAGGGTAGAAGATATAAGAATTGCAAAAAGGAAGAGGGTTGTTGAGAGAGCAAAAGAAATATTGGCTGAAATAATGAAGCAGGCGCACGAAGAAATGCCCGACTTGGTTGAGGAAATAAGGCAATCTGTTCAGGTTGAGGAAATCACATATTATGGCAAGGAGCGCCTGCCTGCGGGGCCAAATATTGATAAAAGCGATGCGATAATAATTGTTGAAGGGCGAAATGATGTTGTAAATCTTTTGAGGCATGGAATAAAAAATGTGATTGCTGTTGAGGGAACAAATATACCCCAGACAATAATTGATTTATGTAACGAAAAAATTGCTACCGCATTTGTTGATGGGGACAGAGGAGGAGAGCTTATTTTAAGAGAATTGCTTCAGGTTGCAGACATAGATTTTGTTGCAAAAGCCCCTCCTACCAGAGAAGTTGAAGAATTGTCATATAAACTTGTTATGAAAGCATTGAAAAATAAAATACCTGCAGAGCAATACCTTGAAAACATGGGAATAAAAAAAGAAAAGAAGAGCGAGCTTGGAGAATATGAAAAAATATTTGAAGAAGTAAGAGGGCAGCACATTGCTATTTTTCTCGATGATGAGGGAAATGAAATCAAAAGAATAGAAACGGAGAAATTGATAGAGGAAATAGGTAAAACAAAGCCAAAAGTAATAGTTTTTGATGGAGTTATAACCCAGAGGTTGCTCGATCATGCTTTTGAAAATAAGGTAAAGAAGATAGTGGCAACTGCAATGGGAGAAGTTACTAAAATTCCAAAAAGTATAGAAATGATAACAGAGAAGCAATAA
- the nifU gene encoding Fe-S cluster assembly scaffold protein NifU has protein sequence MYSQKVMDHFLNPRNKGKLKDADAVGKVGNPVCGDVMYIYIKVNDNRIVDIGWETMGCAAAIATSSMLSELAKGKTLDEGLKISRKDIADALEGLPPIKMHCSNLAADGLHKAIENYRNKEKIMEEFSKIVGEKDAKALWHAGIASVDELRKTSIEEISNIISAEGVNRIREYFKK, from the coding sequence ATGTATTCACAAAAAGTAATGGACCATTTTTTAAATCCGAGAAATAAAGGTAAGTTAAAGGATGCAGATGCGGTTGGAAAAGTTGGAAATCCGGTATGCGGAGATGTAATGTATATTTACATAAAAGTGAATGATAACAGAATAGTTGATATTGGATGGGAAACAATGGGATGTGCGGCAGCAATTGCAACTTCATCAATGCTGAGTGAGCTTGCGAAAGGGAAAACACTCGATGAAGGGCTTAAAATAAGCAGGAAGGATATAGCAGATGCTCTTGAAGGGCTTCCCCCAATAAAAATGCATTGCAGCAATCTGGCGGCAGATGGTTTGCATAAGGCAATAGAGAATTACAGAAACAAGGAAAAAATAATGGAGGAATTTTCAAAAATTGTTGGTGAAAAGGATGCAAAAGCATTGTGGCATGCGGGAATAGCAAGTGTCGATGAGTTAAGAAAAACTTCAATAGAAGAAATTTCGAATATAATAAGTGCGGAAGGAGTTAACAGGATAAGAGAATATTTCAAAAAATGA
- a CDS encoding cob(I)yrinic acid a,c-diamide adenosyltransferase: protein MKGKVIVLTGDGKGKTTSAFGCALRAAGHGKRVVVIQFMKARESGEAMIEVKNIEIARFGRKSFVFEAGREDIEMAEKAMEFARKSIKKKPFMLILDEINVAVDKNLVKVEDVINLIRERGETNIILTGRNARKEIIEIADIVTEMRNIKHYYEKTGETIEGIDY, encoded by the coding sequence ATGAAAGGAAAGGTAATAGTTTTAACTGGTGATGGCAAAGGAAAAACAACCTCCGCATTTGGCTGTGCCCTCAGGGCGGCGGGGCATGGCAAAAGGGTTGTTGTTATTCAATTCATGAAGGCTAGGGAGAGCGGGGAGGCGATGATTGAAGTCAAGAATATAGAAATAGCCAGATTTGGTAGGAAGTCCTTTGTTTTTGAGGCGGGCAGGGAAGATATTGAGATGGCTGAAAAAGCAATGGAATTTGCAAGGAAATCAATTAAAAAGAAACCATTTATGCTTATCCTTGATGAAATAAATGTCGCAGTTGATAAAAATCTTGTAAAAGTTGAGGATGTTATAAATCTTATAAGGGAGAGGGGGGAAACAAACATAATTCTGACAGGGAGAAATGCAAGAAAAGAAATAATAGAAATCGCAGATATAGTAACTGAAATGAGAAATATAAAACATTATTATGAAAAAACAGGAGAAACAATTGAAGGAATTGATTATTGA